The proteins below come from a single Gammaproteobacteria bacterium genomic window:
- a CDS encoding globin codes for MARNFTQAKTSLGRCINSGSDLFGKFYDIFLVSHPSISPRFANTDMSAQKALLKNGINLAIMYAEGNPIGASGISRIRDTHSATKMNIEPGQYSYWLDSFIKAVSETDPQFNPEIEKEWRELLQITISHITSGYGK; via the coding sequence ATGGCAAGAAATTTTACACAGGCCAAGACCAGCCTGGGACGTTGTATCAACAGCGGGAGTGATTTATTTGGAAAATTTTATGACATTTTTTTGGTGAGCCATCCTTCCATCTCGCCAAGGTTTGCCAATACGGATATGAGCGCGCAAAAAGCGCTGCTTAAAAATGGGATCAATCTGGCGATCATGTATGCCGAGGGTAACCCCATCGGGGCGAGCGGAATCTCGCGGATCCGTGATACCCACAGCGCAACAAAAATGAACATTGAGCCTGGCCAGTATTCTTATTGGCTTGATAGCTTTATAAAGGCGGTATCAGAGACCGATCCACAGTTCAATCCGGAAATTGAAAAAGAATGGCGTGAATTGCTGCAGATAACCATTAGTCACATCACCAGCGGTTATGGGAAGTAA
- a CDS encoding PEP-CTERM sorting domain-containing protein, which yields MKQLLIAATLGLSVGFSGLTAAGPVIIDGSDAEEHGGVSGGVNFSGWEYFQRGFENLLPQVGNGNTVAVCLGCTGNTQSAFASAFDLAAKPAGWTRETIDGNTNIANFFAGALTRTLANTGLLYFPTGGNTAGGMTGDELAVLNANAAAINTFVGGAGTPATGGGLFAHGEGNTAGAWGWLTTLIPGIIPTESGGSGNLELTAAGLSAFPGLTNADIAGAQPWHNHFAGTFGGLQVLVQTTSGPAGRAVVLGGGAGTQIGCGLPGQPPCAPQQVPEPASLALLGLGLAGMVAARRRKTA from the coding sequence ATGAAACAACTATTGATCGCGGCCACCTTAGGCCTTTCTGTAGGATTTAGCGGGCTGACCGCGGCTGGCCCGGTAATTATTGATGGGAGTGACGCCGAAGAACATGGCGGCGTAAGTGGTGGGGTAAACTTCAGCGGCTGGGAATATTTTCAGCGTGGGTTTGAAAATCTTCTTCCCCAGGTCGGCAATGGAAATACGGTGGCCGTTTGTTTAGGCTGTACTGGAAACACGCAATCGGCCTTTGCTTCCGCTTTCGATCTTGCTGCCAAGCCTGCAGGCTGGACCAGGGAAACCATTGACGGCAATACCAATATCGCAAACTTTTTTGCAGGAGCACTAACGCGCACTTTGGCAAATACCGGGTTATTATATTTCCCTACAGGAGGCAACACTGCCGGTGGTATGACTGGGGACGAACTAGCCGTCCTTAACGCCAATGCCGCTGCAATTAATACTTTTGTAGGTGGAGCAGGTACTCCGGCTACCGGTGGCGGCTTGTTCGCTCACGGCGAGGGCAATACCGCTGGCGCATGGGGTTGGTTGACGACTTTAATCCCAGGCATTATACCCACTGAAAGTGGGGGGAGTGGCAATCTTGAACTCACCGCTGCTGGCTTAAGTGCTTTTCCAGGTTTAACCAATGCAGATATCGCGGGTGCTCAGCCCTGGCATAATCATTTTGCAGGCACGTTCGGCGGTTTACAGGTTTTAGTCCAAACCACCAGTGGCCCCGCAGGCCGTGCTGTGGTGTTAGGTGGCGGTGCAGGAACGCAGATTGGCTGTGGCTTACCTGGCCAACCTCCTTGCGCCCCCCAGCAAGTGCCTGAGCCCGCCTCCTTGGCCCTGCTGGGCTTAGGCTTGGCCGGGATGGTTGCAGCGCGCCGTCGCAAGACAGCCTAA
- the sixA gene encoding phosphohistidine phosphatase SixA, whose translation MKLLVIRHAPAEDREIFATSGEPDEARPLTDIGRKKMRKAARGLHAVIPQIDLLATSPLVRAAETARIIADAYGRLTAVEVQELAPGHAPESVLSWLRTQKGHDTVAVVGHEPDLGHLVSWLLTGKKQPFIEFKKGAACLIEFPNGIVQGKAILIWALAPSQLRTLGE comes from the coding sequence ATGAAACTACTCGTCATCCGCCACGCCCCGGCCGAAGACCGGGAAATATTCGCCACTTCCGGCGAGCCCGATGAGGCGCGGCCATTGACGGACATCGGCCGCAAAAAGATGCGCAAGGCGGCACGTGGGCTTCATGCTGTAATCCCTCAAATTGATCTTCTGGCCACCAGTCCGCTGGTACGCGCTGCGGAAACGGCGCGAATCATCGCCGATGCCTACGGTAGGCTGACGGCCGTTGAGGTGCAGGAGCTCGCTCCGGGACACGCCCCGGAATCGGTATTATCCTGGCTCAGGACTCAAAAAGGGCATGACACCGTCGCCGTGGTGGGTCATGAGCCGGATTTAGGCCATCTGGTGAGCTGGCTGCTGACGGGCAAAAAACAACCTTTTATCGAATTCAAGAAAGGAGCGGCTTGCTTGATCGAGTTTCCGAACGGCATCGTGCAGGGCAAGGCGATACTGATCTGGGCACTTGCGCCGTCCCAGCTCCGCACTCTCGGAGAATAG
- a CDS encoding SAM-dependent methyltransferase: MTLPSLDGLSPPDAVTQAHSDRLHALIRDEVKSNDGQITFARYMALALYAPGLGYYSAGAHKFGEAGDFVTAPEISPLFSRCVARQCCQVLADLGGGDILEVGAGSGVMAADVLAEMEALDCLPDHYFILDVSADLRQRQRETLERCMPHLVERVRWLDRLPESGFTGVVLANELLDAMPVHLFRVEEEGPQELYVAWEDDRFAWRSGPLSEPRLEGRIAAIVDELGDLSPGYTSEINLAAEDWVRSIAAMLERGVVLIIDYGFPRREYYHPERSGGTLMCHYRHRAHPDPLIFTGLQDITAHVDFTAVAEAAVEAGLAVAGYTTQAYFLLGSGLMEMAAASNPDDTRQHLALTQQVKKLTLPSEMGELFKVIALTRDVDMPLAGFSFQDQRGRL, encoded by the coding sequence GTGACTCTACCGAGCCTTGATGGCTTGTCCCCGCCGGATGCGGTCACGCAGGCCCATAGTGATCGGCTGCACGCCCTGATCCGCGATGAGGTCAAGTCCAACGATGGGCAGATCACCTTCGCCCGGTATATGGCTTTGGCGCTCTATGCCCCAGGTCTGGGCTATTACAGCGCCGGGGCGCACAAGTTTGGTGAGGCGGGGGATTTTGTCACAGCGCCGGAGATCTCGCCGCTGTTTTCGCGTTGCGTGGCGCGGCAGTGCTGCCAGGTGTTGGCCGACTTGGGCGGCGGCGATATTCTGGAGGTCGGCGCGGGGTCGGGGGTGATGGCTGCGGATGTGTTGGCTGAGATGGAGGCGCTTGACTGCCTGCCCGACCATTATTTTATCCTCGATGTGAGCGCGGATTTGCGGCAGCGCCAGAGGGAAACCCTTGAGAGGTGTATGCCGCACCTTGTGGAGCGTGTCCGCTGGCTGGACCGTTTGCCTGAAAGCGGGTTTACGGGCGTGGTGCTGGCCAATGAGCTGCTTGATGCCATGCCGGTGCATCTGTTCCGCGTCGAGGAGGAAGGGCCGCAAGAGCTCTATGTGGCCTGGGAGGACGATCGCTTCGCCTGGCGCAGTGGGCCGTTGAGTGAGCCGCGTTTGGAGGGGCGGATTGCGGCAATCGTGGATGAGCTGGGCGATTTATCGCCAGGCTATACCTCGGAAATCAACCTCGCCGCCGAGGATTGGGTGCGCAGTATTGCCGCAATGCTGGAGCGGGGGGTGGTGCTAATCATCGACTACGGTTTTCCACGCCGCGAGTATTATCACCCGGAGCGCAGCGGCGGCACTCTGATGTGCCACTATCGCCATCGCGCCCACCCTGACCCGTTGATATTTACAGGCTTGCAGGATATCACCGCGCATGTCGATTTCACGGCGGTGGCCGAGGCCGCCGTGGAGGCTGGTCTTGCCGTGGCAGGGTATACTACCCAGGCCTATTTTTTGCTGGGAAGCGGTTTGATGGAGATGGCTGCGGCATCCAATCCCGATGACACGCGCCAGCACCTTGCGTTGACGCAGCAGGTCAAGAAGCTGACCCTGCCCAGCGAGATGGGCGAGCTGTTCAAGGTGATCGCGCTGACGCGCGACGTCGACATGCCGCTTGCCGGTTTTTCGTTCCAGGATCAGCGCGGGCGGCTGTAA